CGGTGCTGGTGCTGACCGACGTCGCCCAGGTGTGGCACTTCTACCCCTTCACCGCCTGGCTGTCGGTGGCACTGGCGTTCCAGCGGCTCGCGTTCGTCTCGGCGGTGCCGCAGCTCGTGCCGAAGCGCTTTCTCGGCCACGCGAACGGTCTCGCCCAGACCGCTGTCGGCCTCACCCAGTTCACCGTCCCGCTGATCGCCGTGGCCCTGCTCCAGGCCGTCGGGCTGCGCGGCATCCTGCTCATCGACGTGGTGTCATACCTCTTCGCGATCGGTGTGCTGGCCGTGGTGAGGTTCCCGCGTACGCTCGCCCTGCGCCGCCGCGAGAGCATCGGTGCGGAGATCGTCGCCGGGCTGCGGTACGCGCTGCGCCGCCGGGAGTTCCGCGCCATGCTGGCGTTCTTCGCCGCGCTGAACTTCTTCCTCTTCCCGGTGCTGTTCCTGCTCTCCCCGCTGGTGCTCGGCTTCGCCGACCTGAACGAGGTGGCGCAGATCGCGCTGACCGGCGGGGTCGGCGCCGCCACCGGCGGTCTGGTGATGCTGCTCTGGGGCGGTCCCCGCAAGCGTCGGATGCGAGCGGTGCTGCTGGGCACGCTCGGCATCGCGGTGGCCGCCGTGGTCACCGGGCTGCGGCCGAACCTGCTGGTCATCGGCGCGGGCGCGTTCGGCATGTACCTCGCGCTCGCCATCGTCAACGGCGTCTACAACACGATCATCCAGACCAAGGTGCCGCCCCGGGTGCACGGGCGGGTCTTCGCGCTCAACCAGATGGTGGCGCAGTCCACCATGCCGCTGGGCTGGGGCCTGGTCGCCCCGTACGCCGCCCGGGTGACCGAGCCGATGCTGCTGGCCGACGGCGTGCTGGCCGGCACGGTCGGCGCGGTGATCGGGGTCGGGCCGGGGCGCGGACACGGGCTGCTCTACGTGCTGTTCGGGCTCTGCATCGCGGTGACGGCGCTGGTGTCGCTGGCCACGCCGGTGCTGTCCCGCTTCGACGACGAGGTGCCCGACGCGCCCCCGGACGACCTGGTCGGCATCGAGGAGCGCCGGGCGCGGTCGGCCGCCGGCGGGGACGAGCGGGTACCGGCCGCCGCGACCGGCGGAAAGGCGGACTGAGGTGAGTACGGCGTCGCCGGACCGGGCCACCCCCCGTACCGTGCCCGAGCTGCTGGACTGGCGTACCGCCCTGCACCCCGAGCGGGTCGCGGTCGAGGTGCACGGGGTGGCCGAGCTGACCTTCGCCGACTGGTCCGCCGGGGCGGGGGCCGTCGCCGCCGCCCTGTCCCGGCGCGGCCTGCGTCGTGGCGACCGCGTCGGCCTCTACTTCGGCGCCCGGGACTGGACCTGGTTCGCCGTCGCGTACGTCGGGGTGCTGCGCGCCGGTGGCGTCGCCGTGCCACTCTCCGACCGGCTCGCCGCCGGACAGCTCGGACACGCCCTGGACCACTGCGCGGCCACCGCCGTGCTGCACGGCGACGACACCCCCGCCCCGCCGGTGCCGTCCGGCCTGCCGGTCTGGACCTGCGCCGAGCTGCTGGCCGAGCCACACCGCGACGGCGAGTCGGTCGCCCGTCCCGGTGACCTCGCGCAGATCCTCTACACCTCGGGCACCACCGGACGTCCCAAGGGGGTCGCCGCCAGCCACGCCAACCTCACCGCCGGTGCCCCACAGCATCCACGCCGGCTGGCCCTGGCCCACTCGGACCGGTTCCTGCACGCCTTCGCGATCGGCACCAACGCCGGGCAGACCATGCTGCTCAACGCGGTGACCGCGAAGGCCGCCGCACTCACCCTGCCCCGGTTCACCCCGGCCCGGTTCGCCCGACTGGTCGAGGCCCCCGGGACCGGCACCGTCTTCGTCGTCCCGTCGATCGCCGTCGAGCTGCTCGACTCCGGTGCCCTGCGCGGGCGGGACACCAGCGGCGTACACCTGATCGGCTCCACCGCCGCGTTCCTCGCGCCGGCGGTCGCGGCCCGGCTCGCCGAGACGTTCCCGCAGGCCACCATCGTCAACTACTACACCTCCACCGAGGCGGCACCGGCCCAGACCACCATGATCTGGGACCCGTCCCGGCGGGACGCGGTCGGTCGACCGGTCGGCGGCCGGCTCATGGTCGCCGACGCCGACGGTAGGCCGCTGCCCGCCGGCACGACCGGTGACGTCTGGCTGCGGGCGCCCTTCCCCCGCGCCTACTTCCGCGACGAGGCGGCCAACCGGGCCACCTTCCGCGACGGATGGGTCCGCATGGGGGATGTCGGCCGGGTCGACGCCGACGGCTACCTGTACCTCACCGACCGGCACCAGGACGTGATCAAGACCGGCGCGTTCAAGGTCTCCACCCTGGAGGTCGAGGCGGCGCTGCACGACCATCCCCTGGTCGCCCAGGTCGCCGTCGTCGGTGTCCCGCATCCGGTGCTCGGCACCGCCGTGGCCGCCGCCGTCGTGCCCCGGCCGCAGGCCGCCCCGGACGGCCTGTCCCTGCCCGCGCTGCGCGGATTCCTCGCCGACCGACTGGCCGACTACCAGCTGCCCGCCCGGCTCCTGCTCCTCGACGAGCTGCCCCGCAACGAGGGCGGCAAGGTGCTCAAGCGGCAGCTCACCGACCTCTTCGAGAACTGACCACCACCAGCACAACCCAGGGAGCACATGTGGGCACCGCCGAGGCGACCTCCGCACAGCACGCCGTCTGGTTCACCGAGCGGGCCGGGGTCGCCGGCACGGCCTACCACATGGCGGTCGGCGTACGGTTCGCCGCCGGACTCGACCGTCGGGCCCTCGTCGCGGCCTGCGCCTCGGTGACCGACCGGCATCCGATCCTCGCGGCCAGGATCGTCGGCGACGACGACGGCACCCCGCGCCTGGCACCGGCCGACACCCGTCCGACGGTCGGCTTCGCGGAACTGACCGACGCCCGGGTGACCGAGGAGATCGCCCGGACGTACGACCTGACGACCGGACCACTGGCCCGGTTCACCCTGCTCACCGACGCCGACGACACGCACCTGCTGCTCGTCACCGCACACCATCTGGTCTTCGACGGCATGTCGAAGGACATCCTGCTCCGGGACCTGGCCGCCGCGTACGCCGCCGCCCGTGACGGTGCCACCGTGGACCCCGGGCCCCGACCCGACGAGTACGCCGGCCTCGCCACCGCCGAACAGCAACGCGTCGCCGTCGACCTGCCCGCCGCCCGCGACCACTGGCGGCGGCACTGGTCCGGGCCCGGTGAGGTGGTCCTGCCCGGCCTGCGGCGGCTGCCCGCCGCTGCGGAACCCGGCGTCGCCGTCCCCGTCGACCTGCCCAGCGATCTGGTCGACGGCGTCGACCGGGCCGCGCGGTCGCTCGGGGTGACCCGCTTCGAACTGCTCCTCGCGGTGCTGCACGCGCTGCTCGCCCGCTACGGCAACCGGGACACCCCGGTCGGGGTGGCGCTCTCCACCCGTACCCCCGACCAGGCCGACCGGATCGGACTGTTCGTCAACGAACTGCCCGTCGCCGCCGACCCGGCCGGCGGGACGTTCCGCGCACACGCGCACACCGTCCGGGCCCGGCTGCGCGAGGTGTACCCGTACCGCGCGGTGCCGTTGGCCCAGGCCGTGCCCGGCCTGCGTCCCGCACCGGCGTTGACCCCGGTCAGCATCGGCTACCGGCGGCGCGGCAGCGCACCGGTCTTCCCCGGGGTGGAGAGCGAGGTCGACTGGACGCTGTTCTGCGGTGCCGCCCGCAACGCGCTGCACGTCCAGGTGGTGGACGCGCCCACCGGGCTCACCGTCAGCCTCCAGCACAGTCCGGCGGCCATCGACACCGCCGCCGTACGCCGTATCGGCGGGCACCTGCGCACCATGCTGGCCGCCGTGGTCGCCGACCCCGATCAGCCGGTGGCGGAGATGCCGCTGCTGCCCGCCGACGAGTTCGCACAGGTCACCCGCGTCTGGAACGACACCGCCCGGACGTACCCGGTCGACGCCACCGTGCCGGCCCTGTTCGCCGCCCGGGTCGCCGCGGACCCGGACGCGGCGGCCGTGGTCGACGGTGACCGGACGCTGAGCTACGCCCAGCTCGACACCGCCGCCACCCGGCTCTGCGTCCTGCTGCGGCAGCGGGACGTCGGGCCCGGTTCGCTCGTCGCGGTCGCGCTGGACCGGTCGTGGGAGGCGGTGGTGACCATGCTCGCGGTGTGGCGCTGCGGGGCCGCCTACCTGCCGGTCGACCCCGGCCACCCGCCGGCCCGCCAGCAGGCCGTACTCGCCGACGCCACGCCCACGCTGGTGGTCACCGGTGCCGCCGTGCCGGACCCCGCCCGGCCCACGCTCACCCTCGACCGGAGCGCCCTGCTCGACGGCCCGGTCCCGGCCGCGCCCGACCTCTCGCCGACCGCCGCCGACCTCGCCTACGTGCTCCACACCTCCGGGTCGACCGGGCACCCGAAGGGTGTGGCGGTGCGCCACGGCTCGCTGACCAACCTGCTGCTCGGCGTCCGCGACCTGCTGGAGAGCGGTCCGACGCACCGGTGGCTGCACCTGACCTCGCCGTCGTTCGACATCTCCACGGTGGAGGTCTTCCTGCCGCTGGTCACCGGCGGCACGGTGGTCGTCGCCTCGGCCGTCAGCGCCCTGGACGGCGCCGGTGTCCTGCGGCTGATCCGCGCCGCCGGAGTCACCCACGCCCAGGCCACACCGTCCGGCTGGCGGGTGCTGCTGGAGGCCGGTCTCGGCGACCGGACCGGGTCGGCGGACGGGGACGCCCCGCTGGTCGCGGTCACCGGCGGGGAGGCACTGCCGGTCACCCTCGCCCGCGAGCTGCGGTCCCGCACCGCGCGCCTGATCAACGGGTACGGTCCGACGGAGGCGACCGTGTACGCGACCATGGCGGAGATCCCGGTCGACCCCGACGAGGTGACCATCGGCCGGCCGCTGCCCAACGTTCGGGCGTACCTGCTGGACGAGGCGGGGCGGCCCACGCCGGTCGGGCTCCCCGGCGAGCTGTGGCTGGGCGGCGCCGGGGTGGCCGCCGGCTACCGGGGACGTGACGACCTGACCGCCGAGCGGTTCGGTCCGGATCCGTTCGGGGTGACCGGTGACCGGCTCTACCGCACCGGCGACCGCTGCCGGTGGCTGCCGGACGGGCGGATCGAGTTCCTCGGCCGCGCCGACGACCAGGTCAAGATCCGGGGACACCGGATCGAGTTGGGCGAGATCGAGACGCGACTGCTGGAGCACCCCGAGGTCGCCGCTGCGGCCACGGTCCTGCGGCGCGACGCCGACGAGCCCCGCCTCGTCGCGTACGTGGTGCCCCGGCCGGGTGCCGCTCCGGAGCCGGCCGGCTTGCGTCGACACCTGGCGTCGAGTCTGCCGACGGCGGTGCTGCCCACCGACTACGTGACGCTCGACCGGTTGCCGCTGAACCCGAGCGGCAAGGTCGACCGGGCCGCCCTGCCCGCCCCGGCACCCCGCGACGCCGTCACTGGCTCGCGCGCTTCAGGGCCCGAGGCACCCGGCGGCGCGCCGGCCGACTCACCCGGCGGCGCGGTGGCCGGTGCGCCCGGCGGCGTGGACGTCGACGCTGGTGACGACCCGGTGGTGGCGCAGCTCCGGCTGATCTGGCAGGAGGTGCTGCGAATCCCCGACATCGGCGTGCACGAGGACCTCTTCGACCTCGGCGGGCACTCGCTGACGGTGACCCGGATCAGCGGCCGGATCCAGCAGCGGCTCGGGGTCGAGGTGCCGCTCGACGCCTTCTTCGACACCCCGACCATCGCCGAGATCGCCGACATCGTGCGGCAGTCCGGGAAGGAGTTCTGATGACGGCCGACCCCGGACTGCGGGCACGGATCGCCCAGATGGTCAGCGAGGCCACCGGAGGGGAGGTCGAGCCGGCCGACCTCCTCGCCGGCGGGTCGATGATCGCGTTGGGCGTCGACTCCCTGGGACTGCTGCGTCTGGTCGACGCGATCGAGTCGGAGTACGGCGTCGAGGTCGAGCTGACCGGCGCCGGTCGTCGACTCGACACCCTGGACGACCTCGTGGCGATGCTGGCCGCCGCCGAGCGGTGAGCCGGCCTCGGCTCATACGGTCAGCACGAGTTTGCCGAGGGTGTGCCGGCCGGCGAAGTCGGTGAGCGCGCGTACGCCCTCGGCGAGCGGGTACCGGCGGCCGACGGTCGGAGTGAGGTCGGCGACCTCGCGCATCCCGCCGAACCGGCCCTCCACGTCGAGCACCAGTTCGAAGCGCACGTCGCTGCGGTCGAGGAAACGCGGATCCGGCTGGGGAAAGGTGATCGTGTAGAGCCGTCCACCGGGCCGCAGTGCCCGTCCGACCCGCTGGAGGCGGTCGCTGGGCAACACCAGGTTGAATGCCAGGTCGACCTGGTCCGGATAGTCGTCGGCGTAGTCGATGACCTCGGTGGCCCCCTTCGCTCGCAGCAGTTCCGCGTCCGGCGGGCGTCCGGTGGCGATCACCGTGGCGCCGGTCAGCTTGGGCAGCAGGGTGGTGCCCACGCCGCCGCTGGCACCGACGACCAGGACGGTCTCCCCGGGTTGCGGTGCCGCGGTGGCGAGCAGGGCCTGGACGGTGAGGCCCACGGTCGGCAGCGCAGCGGCCTCGGCGACGTCCAGCGCTGCGGGCCGGTGCGCGATGAACGGCGTGTCCGCCTCGAAGACGGCGTATTCGGCGAGGGTGCCGGTGGTCAGGCTCGGCCGGCCGGCGCCGACCATCGCCCGCAACGCCCGGGGCACGGCGTGCCCGAACACCTCGTCGCCCACGTGGTACGCCTCGACGCCCGCGCCGACCTCGCTGACCGTGCCGGCGAAGTCGTTGCCGAGGACGTGTGGGAAGGTCAGCTCGGCGGCGCTTCGAAACTCACCGGCGGGTAGCCGTACGTCCATCGGGTTGATCGAGGCGGCGGCGATCCGTACCTGGATCTGTCCTGGCCCCGGCCGGGGGATCGGCATGTCGGCGACGGTGAGTCGTTCGGGTGGCCCGTACCCGGTGGCGACGACAGCTTTCATGATCCCCCCGTTCGTCAGGGCGGTCCGAAACGGACCGTGCGGTCAGGTTAGTGATGAACGGACCGCGCGGTCAACTTGTAGGCTGGGTCGGTGACCGCCTCGATCCGACCGTTGCGCGCGGACGCCGCGCGCAACCGGGCGTCGTTGCTGGCCGCAGCGGAGGCGGAGTTCGCCGAGCGTGGCCCGGACGCGTCGGTGGCCGACATCGCCCGGCGGGCCGGCGTCGGCAAGGGCACCGTGTTCCGCCACTTTCCGACCAAGGACGATCTCCTCGCGGCGGTGGTGCTCGACCGGATCGACGGGCTCGCCGAGTTGGCGCGGCGGCTCGGGGCCGCTTCCGACGCGGGTGCCGCACTCCTGGAGTTCCTGGACGCTGCGGCGAGTCGGCAGCAGCGGTTGGACCTGTCGTTTCTGCGTGAGTCCGGCGCGCTCAACGACCAACTCGCCGAAGCCCGAGGTCGCCTCTTCGTAGAGATCACCGCCCTTGTCGAACGCGCACAGGCGACGGGCGCGGTCCGGCACGACATCACCGGGACGGACGTGATCCTGCTGATGTGCGCGCCGAGCCACGTCGTCAGCTTCGTGCCGCAGGCGTCACCGGAGCTGTGGCGACGTTATCTGGCGATCATCTTCGACGGGCTCGGGCCGGCGGGCGCCCGGCCGCTGCCCCAACCGCCGCCGGACCCGGTCTCGGGGGAACTCGACCACCCGCGCTGACGGTACGTCCCTGGCACCGGACCGTGACCCGGTGCCAGGGACGCCTGTGCTCAGCTCGCCGTGCAGGTCGGTGTCGGTGCGCTGGGCGTGCCGGTGGTGGCGCCGAGGAAGCCGAAGGTGGTGCTGGCCCCGGCGGCCAGTGTGCCGTTGTAGCTGACGTTGCGCGCGGTGACCGCCGAGCCCTGGCTGGTGACGGTCGCGTTCCACGCCTGGCTGATCGTCTGGCCACCGGCGAACGTCCAGGTCACCGTCCAGCCGCTGATCGCCCGGGTGCCGGCGGTGACCCGCACCTCGCCCTGGAATCCGCCGGTCCACTGGCTGGTCACCGAGTACGTGGCGGTGCAGCCACCACCACCGGGCGGAGGCGTGGTCGGTGGGGGAGTGGTGGGGGGCGGCGTGGTCGGCGGGGGAGTCGTCGGCGGGGGCATGGTGATGGTGCCGCCCCACCCGGCGGTGGAGTCCAGCCAGGCCGCCCGGCGCAGCATCCAGTCCCGCATGACCTGCACCTGGCCCTGCCAGGTGGGCGCGGTCGGCGTGACGAAGAAGCTGACCATCCGCGTGGTCAGGTTGGGCCAGCGCTGGAAGTTGCGCTGGGCGCCGTTGGCCAGGGGCGCGCTCAACGCGTTGATCCGGGCCTGCATCGACGCGTCGGAGAGCAGCCCCCGGCGCAGGGTCTGCCACCGCTGCCGTACCTCGTTGACGAAGGCCGGATCGCGCAGCAACTGGGTGAACCAGTCGTTCGCCACCGGCTGGCGGACCTGCTGGTGCTGCCACCCGGCGGTCTGGTCGTTGGCGAAGAAGCCGCCCACGCTGAAGCTGAGGTCGTAGTCCCAGAGCGGACCGGCGAAGATCTTGGTGTCCCGGTCCTTGTAGAAGTAGGCACTGCGGACGTACGAGTCCATCTCGCGGCTCAGTTCGTTGATGATGAGCTGGTCGATGAAGGAGCCCACGTCGATGTACGCCCGGTAGCCGCTGACCGGGTCGGCGAAGTTCGGGGCCCGCAGCACGTTGTGGAACTCCTGGATGTGGTTGCGCAGCCAGTCCCGTTGCTCCGGCTGCAACGACGACGGGTCGGCCACCTCCAGGTAGTTCCAGCAGGTCGCGGCCGGGCCGGTGCACGGCAGGATCGGCTCCTCGGCGGCCATCCACTCGAACTTCCAGATGTACCCGCCGGTGATCCTCGGCAGCGTCCGGTCGTCGGCACGCAACTGCTTGAGGTCGAGCCGGTTCTTGGAGTTCTTGATCGTCTCGACGATCATGTAGACGCCCATGTAGTCGTCGGCCCCGACCGGCCCGGCGTCGGTGTTGAGATAGAACTCGGCGAAGGCGTAGCGCGGGGCGGGCAGGCCCATCTCCCGACCGAGGTCGTAGACGAACGCCTCCCGGATCAGCGCCTTGTCGGTGAACGGCCCGCGCAGCACCCAGTCCGAGTCGGCGGGCATGCCCAGCACCGGATAGTCCGCGTCGTCGTCATCGTTGTCCCAGAACTCCAGCCGGAATGGCGTCTTCTCGAACGTCGCCGAGGACTGACCGCGCAACCGGAACCCGGCCCGGGTGGCGACGGTGGGCGCGGCGGCCAGCGAGGTGGTGCCGCCGCCCGGCTCGAAGACCATCGTGGCGGCGTCGATGTACTCCCGGTCCGGCCGCCCGGCGCCGTACGAGTCGATCAGGACCACCGGCAGGTCGTGGGCGGTGCTGGTGTTCTGCGCGACGTACATGGCGGTGCCCGGCGCGCCGGAGGCGGTCTGCCCGACGAAGGCCTGGGCCCGCAGTTGGGTGGTCCGGGTGAAGCGCAGCGCGGTGCCGGAGTAGAGCGGCGACTGTGCGGTGGGCAGGTTCCCGTCGGTGGTGTATCGGATCTGCGCGCCGCTGACGGTGGTGCTCAACTCCACCGTCACCGCGCCCTGGAAGGTGCCGCTGGGCACCGAGAAGCCGATGTCGCCGACCAGGTCGTCGGCGGCCTCGGAGGCGGCGGCGGTGGTCCGGGTGGCGGAGCCGGCGACCGCTTCGGAGCCGGCGAGTGTTTCGGTGCCGGCGGTCGGTTCGGCGCCGGCGGGCGACGGTGACGGGACGAGCAACCCGGCGACGAGTACGGCGACGGCTGCGATCGCGGCGGTGCGCAGCGGTGCCGCCGCGGTGCGGACGGTCAGACGCACGATGCCTCCTGAACGGATCGGTGGGGGACGGTGGTCGGTGCGGTGTCGACCGGTGCGGTGCCGCCCTGGAAGTGCCGCCGCAGCGTGCGTCGCCACGGTGAGTCCGGCAGTTCCGGACGGAGGGCGGCCAGACCGGTGGCGTACTTGGAGATGCGGACGGGGCGCAGCCCTCGACGCCAGAGCAGCCGATCCGCGTGCGTGGCGGCGGAGCCGGTCTTGGTCTCGACCACGGCCAGTTCGGGCAGGCAGAGGGCGAGGTCGCCGTCCTGCCAGGTCAGGCCGGTGTCGATGGTGACCCGGCTGGCGGAGGACGGCAGCAGCAGCGTTGCGCGGCGGTAGCTGGTGACCAGGACCGGTTCCAGACTGCTGCCGGCGGCGGTGGGTGCGACCGCCTCACGGACCAGCGCCTCGTCCACGAAGGCGCGGCCGGGGCCGACGGTGTTCCGGTCCTGCGGGTCGTACGGCAGTCGGTGCTTGGTGATGCTGCCGCGTGCTCCGCTGATCTTCACTTCGAGCCAGCACTGGGCGGAGTCGAGGTAGGTGCGGGTCCGCACCTTGAACCGTCGCCGTCGTCGGTAGGCCGCGCAGTGGTAGCTGGCCAACCGTGGGGTGTCGAAGTAGACCGACTCGTAGCGGAAACTGCGTTCCCCGTCGATCTCCAGCACCCGCGCGTCCGTGGTGAGCTGATCCAGCAGGTCGGGCAGCGCGTGGACCGGGACGACGTACTTGCGGTCCACCCTGGTCTGTAGGGCGGCCAGCCCGAGGACGTCGGCCAGCCCGACCGGGGTCATCGCCGACAGCATCGGGCTGGCGGGCGACCCGGTCACCGCTGGGCTCCCGCCGGTGCGGCGGTGCCGGCAGGGGAGAGGGTGCTGGTGGCCCGGCCCTTCACCGAGTACCGGACGTCCACCACGGTGGTCTCGTTCACCAGGTCGAGGCGTTGCACGGTGACGACGTGCACCCGGCCGCCGAGGAGCTGTTCCAGTTGCGCGACGAGGGCGAGATGGTCGGTGACGGCCGAGTCGAGCACCAGGATCTGGTGCCGGTAGTGACGGAGCAGCCGGGGGTGGTCGCCGAGGAACATCACCACCAGGATCAGGCCCATCAGACCGCCACTGAGCCAGACCTGGGTGGTGCTCAACGCGCCGAGGATGCCCAGCGCCAGCGCTGAGAAGTAGTACGCGACCTCGTGCTGGTCGAGTTCGGTCGAGCGCAGCCGGATGATGGACAGCACGCCGAACAGGGCCAGTCCCAGCCCGAGTCCGGCGCCGACGTTGCTGGCGCTCAGTGCGCTCGCCACCGCGAGGACGCCGACGTTGACGCCCAGGTAGGCGACGACGAGGTCACGGCGGCGGTGGCGGGGGAAGTAGAGCCCGAAGACGAGCAGGGCCACCGCGCCGATGTCGATCGCGAACAGGATCAGCTGCGACATCTCGTACTTCCTCCTGGATCGCCGCCGCGCCGACCGGCGACCGTCCACGGCACCTCCGACGTACCGTGCAGGACCAGCCGAACGCCTCTGAAACTTCCGGTGAACTTGCCGGAAGTAGTTCGGGAATATTAGACCGCCATATCGAAGTAGGTCAATAACTCTCCGTGTCCTCCCGGGTGACGGGCGGCGAGCGGCGTCCGCCGTCGACGGGCCCGGCCGGGGGTGTCGGTGCTGATCAGGGGTGCTGTCGGGGTGGGGTGCCGGTGGTGGGTCGGTGCGGTGCGGGTGGTCGGCGGCTTCGGCCGTCGGTGGTCCGTTCGGGGTGTTGCGGGCTGTCGTCGCAGTTCGGGCCGTTGCCCATGGTGACGATAGATCGACAGGCGACGCTCGGCGGGCGACCGGAATCATGGGCTCTGTCCGATGTGGGGCCTCGATCTCCGGAAGTTTCAGTCGACGTGGGTGTCGGTCGCCTTTCGCTGCCCTGGGCAGCGGAAGAGAGGGTGCATGGGCGGTGGCTGGCCGCTTCGGTCGCGGGGCGCCGCCAGCGGTAGTTGCGGAAAACTTCCGGAAGTCATTGACGGACGTGAAACCCCGCTGAAATACTTCCGTCCAGTAAGGCCGATGCGGTCCCTTTGTCAGGGATCGCGGGCATCATCCCTATCCCGCGAGTCCGGAGCCATACTGCCCGTCATCGGGCCACCGGACCCGGAAGGAGCATGAGATGAGCAACGACTCTTCCCAGGCACCCAGGCGGCCGAGACGGCTGCGGGCGGCGATCGTCCTGTCCGCAGTCGGTCTGCTGGCCGTGGCGGGCGCCGTGGTGCTGCCGGGCAACGCCAGCGCGGCGAGCACCCTCGGTGCCTCGGCCGCCGAGCGCGGCCGGTACTTCGGGACCGCCGTCGCGGTGAACCGGCTCAACGACTCGGCGTACACGACCATCCTGAACCGCGAGTTCAACCAGGTCACCGCCGAGAACGAGATGAAGATCGACGCGCTGCAGCCCAACCAGGGCCAGTTCAACTACGCCAACGGCGACCGGCTCGTCCAGCACGCGCTCAGCCGCGGCATGCAGGTCCGGGGGCACACCCTGGCCTGGCACTCGCAGCAGCCCGGCTGGATGCAGAACATGTCCGGCACCACGCTGCGCAACGCCATGCTCAACCACGTCACCCAGGTCGCCACCCACTACCGTGGACAGATCGCCTGGTGGGACGTGGTGAACGAGGCGTTCCAGGACGGGTCCAGCGGGGCCCGCCGCGACTCGAACCTCCAGCGCACCGGCAACGACTGGATCGAGGCCGCCTTCCGCGCCGCCCGGACGGCGGACCCGAACGCGCAGCTCTGCTACAACGACTACAACATCGACAACTGGAACGACGCCAAGACCCAGGCCGTCTACCGGATGGTCCAGGACTTCAAGAACCGGGGCGTACCGATCGACTGCGTCGGCCTCCAGTCGCACTTCACCGGCGGCTCGAACTACCCGAGCAACTACCGGACCACGCTCTCCAGCTTCGCCGCCCTCGGTGTCGACGTGCACATCACCGAGCTCGACATCCGCAACGCGCCGACCGACGCGTACCGCAACGTGGTCAACGACTGCCTCGCCGTGGCGCGCTGCAAGGGCATCACCGTCTGGGGCATCCGTGACTCCGACTCGTGGCGCTCCAACGAGAGCCCGCTGCTGTTCGACGGCAACGGCAACAAGAAGGCCGCCTACGACGCGGTGCTGACCGCGCTGAACAACGGCAGCCCCGGCGGCGGCGACCCGACGTCCCCGCCGACCACCCCGGCACCGGGCGGCTGCACCGCGACGATCACCCCGGGTCAGGTCTGGGGCGACCGCTACAACACCTCGGTGACCGTCAGCGGGGCCAGCACCTGGTCGGTGGTGGTCGCGATCACCTCGCCGCAGCGCATCTCCGCCACGTGGAGCGGCAACCCCACCTGGGACGGCAGCGGCAACGTGATGACGATGCGCTCCAACGGCAGCGGCAACACGTTCGGCTTCACCACGATGA
Above is a window of Verrucosispora sp. NA02020 DNA encoding:
- a CDS encoding AMP-binding protein, with the translated sequence MSTASPDRATPRTVPELLDWRTALHPERVAVEVHGVAELTFADWSAGAGAVAAALSRRGLRRGDRVGLYFGARDWTWFAVAYVGVLRAGGVAVPLSDRLAAGQLGHALDHCAATAVLHGDDTPAPPVPSGLPVWTCAELLAEPHRDGESVARPGDLAQILYTSGTTGRPKGVAASHANLTAGAPQHPRRLALAHSDRFLHAFAIGTNAGQTMLLNAVTAKAAALTLPRFTPARFARLVEAPGTGTVFVVPSIAVELLDSGALRGRDTSGVHLIGSTAAFLAPAVAARLAETFPQATIVNYYTSTEAAPAQTTMIWDPSRRDAVGRPVGGRLMVADADGRPLPAGTTGDVWLRAPFPRAYFRDEAANRATFRDGWVRMGDVGRVDADGYLYLTDRHQDVIKTGAFKVSTLEVEAALHDHPLVAQVAVVGVPHPVLGTAVAAAVVPRPQAAPDGLSLPALRGFLADRLADYQLPARLLLLDELPRNEGGKVLKRQLTDLFEN
- a CDS encoding non-ribosomal peptide synthetase — encoded protein: MGTAEATSAQHAVWFTERAGVAGTAYHMAVGVRFAAGLDRRALVAACASVTDRHPILAARIVGDDDGTPRLAPADTRPTVGFAELTDARVTEEIARTYDLTTGPLARFTLLTDADDTHLLLVTAHHLVFDGMSKDILLRDLAAAYAAARDGATVDPGPRPDEYAGLATAEQQRVAVDLPAARDHWRRHWSGPGEVVLPGLRRLPAAAEPGVAVPVDLPSDLVDGVDRAARSLGVTRFELLLAVLHALLARYGNRDTPVGVALSTRTPDQADRIGLFVNELPVAADPAGGTFRAHAHTVRARLREVYPYRAVPLAQAVPGLRPAPALTPVSIGYRRRGSAPVFPGVESEVDWTLFCGAARNALHVQVVDAPTGLTVSLQHSPAAIDTAAVRRIGGHLRTMLAAVVADPDQPVAEMPLLPADEFAQVTRVWNDTARTYPVDATVPALFAARVAADPDAAAVVDGDRTLSYAQLDTAATRLCVLLRQRDVGPGSLVAVALDRSWEAVVTMLAVWRCGAAYLPVDPGHPPARQQAVLADATPTLVVTGAAVPDPARPTLTLDRSALLDGPVPAAPDLSPTAADLAYVLHTSGSTGHPKGVAVRHGSLTNLLLGVRDLLESGPTHRWLHLTSPSFDISTVEVFLPLVTGGTVVVASAVSALDGAGVLRLIRAAGVTHAQATPSGWRVLLEAGLGDRTGSADGDAPLVAVTGGEALPVTLARELRSRTARLINGYGPTEATVYATMAEIPVDPDEVTIGRPLPNVRAYLLDEAGRPTPVGLPGELWLGGAGVAAGYRGRDDLTAERFGPDPFGVTGDRLYRTGDRCRWLPDGRIEFLGRADDQVKIRGHRIELGEIETRLLEHPEVAAAATVLRRDADEPRLVAYVVPRPGAAPEPAGLRRHLASSLPTAVLPTDYVTLDRLPLNPSGKVDRAALPAPAPRDAVTGSRASGPEAPGGAPADSPGGAVAGAPGGVDVDAGDDPVVAQLRLIWQEVLRIPDIGVHEDLFDLGGHSLTVTRISGRIQQRLGVEVPLDAFFDTPTIAEIADIVRQSGKEF
- a CDS encoding acyl carrier protein; its protein translation is MTADPGLRARIAQMVSEATGGEVEPADLLAGGSMIALGVDSLGLLRLVDAIESEYGVEVELTGAGRRLDTLDDLVAMLAAAER
- a CDS encoding NADP-dependent oxidoreductase, producing MKAVVATGYGPPERLTVADMPIPRPGPGQIQVRIAAASINPMDVRLPAGEFRSAAELTFPHVLGNDFAGTVSEVGAGVEAYHVGDEVFGHAVPRALRAMVGAGRPSLTTGTLAEYAVFEADTPFIAHRPAALDVAEAAALPTVGLTVQALLATAAPQPGETVLVVGASGGVGTTLLPKLTGATVIATGRPPDAELLRAKGATEVIDYADDYPDQVDLAFNLVLPSDRLQRVGRALRPGGRLYTITFPQPDPRFLDRSDVRFELVLDVEGRFGGMREVADLTPTVGRRYPLAEGVRALTDFAGRHTLGKLVLTV
- a CDS encoding TetR/AcrR family transcriptional regulator, which encodes MTASIRPLRADAARNRASLLAAAEAEFAERGPDASVADIARRAGVGKGTVFRHFPTKDDLLAAVVLDRIDGLAELARRLGAASDAGAALLEFLDAAASRQQRLDLSFLRESGALNDQLAEARGRLFVEITALVERAQATGAVRHDITGTDVILLMCAPSHVVSFVPQASPELWRRYLAIIFDGLGPAGARPLPQPPPDPVSGELDHPR